GATTGCCAGCATAGGGGAAAAATCCATTCCTCCCAAGGGCGGAATAATAGAACGAAACAGGTTGAGGTAAGGATCAGTAATTTGACTTAACCAAGAAAAAGGAGGGGTAGACCAGTCAACAGTAGGAAACCAAGTCAGCAGAATCCGGATGATCAGCAGGACGATGTAGATCTGGAGGAATTGGGCGAGTGAACTGGCAATTAAATACATAAACCTAATCCTTGGTGCATTATTCCTGAATATTTAGAATATCAATTCTGAATATGACTTAGCACTTAGTTTAGCTTATCTGACCAAATTCACTATTTTCTCAATTCTTATCTGCTTAGAATCCCTTTAGGAATAATCTCGTCCTCGCCATTGCTTAGGGCTGCGAAGTGATGACAAAAAGATGCGATAAACAGCTGCCGGATCAGCTAGCGGTGATAGCCAAAATGTCCAAGAAGCTGGTGCTTGGCTGAAGTCGTATGAAGGAGCGATCGCTTTACACAACGCAAACCGCATTGCTACCAAGGCTCCATTGACTCCTAACGCTAGCCAAGCTAACAAGGGCGCATATCCTAGCCCGATACTGACTAGCAGCAGTAAGACTATGACGATTGGTAGCCCTTGAACTGCCAGCAGAAAACCTAAATCTCCCCACTTTTGCCCCACGCTAGAGGCATCTTTCAAATCGAGCGATCGCCCCCACTCACGCCAAGTTTCTGCCATGCCCTCGTACATGCGCACTTTCAAAACATTTGCGCCATCCAAAAAACCAACCTTTGCCCCTTGCCTGGCGGCATACCGTGCCAGCGTCACATCATCGCAGAACGAGCTTTTAGCAACGGTATAGCCGTTAAGGGAAACAAGGAGCGATCGACGGCACAGAAAACACTGCCCATTTGCCATAACCCGCTCCGCCCCATCGGCGATCGCTCCGGTTGCCCCAAAACGATAGACCAGCGTCATCAACAGTGCAGGCTGCAACCAAAGTTCGCCTAAGCCCTCCAAAATAAATTGGGGCGATAGTGAGATTAAGTCATATCCTTCTTGCTCAGCCGTTGCAATCAAGCTTGCTACTAGTCCCGGCTGCGGTTGCGTATCAGCATCAATGCCTAAGACCCATTCACTGCCCTCGGAACTGTGAAGAAAACCCGTATGCAGCGCCCAAGGACGACCCACCCATCCCTGAGGCAGGGGATCATCTATCATGAGCCGAAAGCGTGGATCGGAACGCTGAGCCGTCTTTACTAAAGCTCCTGTGCCATCTTGAGAACGGCTGTCAACCACAATAATTTCGCGGACTTCGTAACTTTGTCGGGTCAGACCTGCCAAACAAGGGCTAATTCTTGCTGCTTCGTTCAGTGTCGGCACAACGATGCTGACCTGCCCCAACTGGTCAGGCGTTGCGGGTTGAGGCTTCAGGGGTGGATGACGACGAGGCGCTTGTAGTAAGCGCGATAAGAGAATGGCGATCGCGGGCATTTGCAGCAGCAGCAGCAATAAGCTGAACGCTCCAACCAAGGTCAATATATTTTGCACAGTAGTAAATCATTCAAAAGGACTGAGAGCCGATCGCCCACAGTCCCCTAAACTTATAACGATTTTGGACGATCCTAAGCAGCAATTCTTTGTTTTGCAGACTGAGCCTCGTCAGTAATAGCCCCTTCAACAACCGCGAGTGGTGCGATCG
The DNA window shown above is from Timaviella obliquedivisa GSE-PSE-MK23-08B and carries:
- a CDS encoding YggT family protein, which encodes MYLIASSLAQFLQIYIVLLIIRILLTWFPTVDWSTPPFSWLSQITDPYLNLFRSIIPPLGGMDFSPMLAILLLQVVSGIIPGLLGGLVSAGL
- a CDS encoding glycosyltransferase, which translates into the protein MPAIAILLSRLLQAPRRHPPLKPQPATPDQLGQVSIVVPTLNEAARISPCLAGLTRQSYEVREIIVVDSRSQDGTGALVKTAQRSDPRFRLMIDDPLPQGWVGRPWALHTGFLHSSEGSEWVLGIDADTQPQPGLVASLIATAEQEGYDLISLSPQFILEGLGELWLQPALLMTLVYRFGATGAIADGAERVMANGQCFLCRRSLLVSLNGYTVAKSSFCDDVTLARYAARQGAKVGFLDGANVLKVRMYEGMAETWREWGRSLDLKDASSVGQKWGDLGFLLAVQGLPIVIVLLLLVSIGLGYAPLLAWLALGVNGALVAMRFALCKAIAPSYDFSQAPASWTFWLSPLADPAAVYRIFLSSLRSPKQWRGRDYS